A region of Saimiri boliviensis isolate mSaiBol1 chromosome 8, mSaiBol1.pri, whole genome shotgun sequence DNA encodes the following proteins:
- the INKA1 gene encoding PAK4-inhibitor INKA1 isoform X2 produces MHSARLDSFLSQLRWELLCGRDTGSPPMPGSLQPTPQTGPDVQPSHQLRASGALEEDSVCCVEEEEEEAVVTEDRGAALGGPREHALDWDSGFSEVSGSTWREEELPVPQRLAPSAQPLRRQRLSVSGLPMAGRAPVASAPPSRRPRPKSTPDACLEHWQGLEAEDWTAALLNRGRSRQPLVLGDNCFADLVHNWMELPETGSEGGDGGGPRARARPPQFLLGLSEQLRRRLARARQTAMAGKRLSCPPRPETELPTDVSRFAALMSCRSRQPIICNDVSYL; encoded by the exons ATGCACAGCGCTCGGCTTGACAGCTTCCTCAGCCAGCTCCGCTGGGAACTG CTGTGTGGCCGGGACACAGGCTCACCCCCAATGCCTGGCTCCCTGCAGCCAACCCCCCAAACTGGCCCAGATGTGCAGCCCAGCCACCAGCTTAGGGCCTCAGGTGCCTTGGAAGAGGACTCAGTCTGCtgtgtggaggaggaagaggaggaagcagtGGTGACAGAAGACAGGGGTGCAGCCTTGGGAGGCCCCAGGGAGCATGCCCTGGACTGGGACTCTGGCTTCTCTGAGGTGTCGGGCAGCACATGGCGAGAGGAAGAACTGCCTGTACCCCAGCGCTTAGCACCCTCAGCACAGCCCCTTCGTAGGCAGCGCCTCTCAGTCAGTGGCCTCCCCATGGCTGGCAGAGCCCCAGTAGCCAGTGCACCACCTAGCCGCCGTCCACGGCCCAAGTCCACCCCAGACGCCTGCCTGGAGCACTGGCAGGGACTTGAAGCAGAGGACTGGACAGCAGCCCTACTGAACAGGGGTCGCAGTCGCCAGCCCCTGGTACTGGGGGACAATTGCTTTGCTGACTTGGTGCACAACTGGATGGAGCTGCCTGAGACAGGGAGTGAAGGGGGTGATGGAGGTGGGCCCCGTGCTCGTGCTCGACCCCCTCAGTTCCTGCTTGGCCTTTCTGAGCAGCTTCGTCGCCGGCTGGCCAGGGCTCGGCAGACAGCTATGGCAGGAAAGCGGCTGTCATGCCCACCTCGCCCAGAAACTGAACTGCCTACAGACGTCTCACGTTTTGCAGCCCTCATGAGCTGCCGAAGCCGACAGCCCATCATCTGCAATGATGTCAGCTACCTCTGA
- the INKA1 gene encoding PAK4-inhibitor INKA1 isoform X1 — protein sequence MAQMARVGFRTVGNCAGHQLCGRDTGSPPMPGSLQPTPQTGPDVQPSHQLRASGALEEDSVCCVEEEEEEAVVTEDRGAALGGPREHALDWDSGFSEVSGSTWREEELPVPQRLAPSAQPLRRQRLSVSGLPMAGRAPVASAPPSRRPRPKSTPDACLEHWQGLEAEDWTAALLNRGRSRQPLVLGDNCFADLVHNWMELPETGSEGGDGGGPRARARPPQFLLGLSEQLRRRLARARQTAMAGKRLSCPPRPETELPTDVSRFAALMSCRSRQPIICNDVSYL from the exons ATGGCCCAGATGGCCCGTGTCGGGTTTCGGACAGTTGGGAACTGCGCTGGGCATCAG CTGTGTGGCCGGGACACAGGCTCACCCCCAATGCCTGGCTCCCTGCAGCCAACCCCCCAAACTGGCCCAGATGTGCAGCCCAGCCACCAGCTTAGGGCCTCAGGTGCCTTGGAAGAGGACTCAGTCTGCtgtgtggaggaggaagaggaggaagcagtGGTGACAGAAGACAGGGGTGCAGCCTTGGGAGGCCCCAGGGAGCATGCCCTGGACTGGGACTCTGGCTTCTCTGAGGTGTCGGGCAGCACATGGCGAGAGGAAGAACTGCCTGTACCCCAGCGCTTAGCACCCTCAGCACAGCCCCTTCGTAGGCAGCGCCTCTCAGTCAGTGGCCTCCCCATGGCTGGCAGAGCCCCAGTAGCCAGTGCACCACCTAGCCGCCGTCCACGGCCCAAGTCCACCCCAGACGCCTGCCTGGAGCACTGGCAGGGACTTGAAGCAGAGGACTGGACAGCAGCCCTACTGAACAGGGGTCGCAGTCGCCAGCCCCTGGTACTGGGGGACAATTGCTTTGCTGACTTGGTGCACAACTGGATGGAGCTGCCTGAGACAGGGAGTGAAGGGGGTGATGGAGGTGGGCCCCGTGCTCGTGCTCGACCCCCTCAGTTCCTGCTTGGCCTTTCTGAGCAGCTTCGTCGCCGGCTGGCCAGGGCTCGGCAGACAGCTATGGCAGGAAAGCGGCTGTCATGCCCACCTCGCCCAGAAACTGAACTGCCTACAGACGTCTCACGTTTTGCAGCCCTCATGAGCTGCCGAAGCCGACAGCCCATCATCTGCAATGATGTCAGCTACCTCTGA